A genomic stretch from Halichoerus grypus chromosome 5, mHalGry1.hap1.1, whole genome shotgun sequence includes:
- the LY6L gene encoding lymphocyte antigen 6L → MEGLVPVLWALLVSVEFAGGKKEPGVNLSCYQCFKETSQALCTPTVCYPTDQVCVSNAVVFLSKSKVTLSLSKRCAPRCPNTNMKYEWTLGPRILGRIIRQCCSGYLCNRAPTIREGPWALRRGVLLGAGLLWVLL, encoded by the exons ATGGAGGGGCTGGTTCCAGTCCTGTGGGCTTTGCTGGTGTCTGTGGAGTTTGCTGGCGGGAAGAAAGAGCCAG GTGTGAACCTGAGCTGTTACCAGTGTTTCAAAGAGACCAGCCAGGCGCTGTGCACGCCCACCGTGTGCTACCCCACCGACCAGGTCTGCGTGTCCAACGCGGTGGTCTTCCTCAGCA AATCAAAGGTGACACTTTCTCTCAGCAAGCGCTGTGCTCCCAGGTGTCCCAACACCAACATGAAGTATGAGTGGACACTGGGACCCAGGATACTAGGCAGGATCATCAGGCAGTGCTGTTCTGGATATCTCTGCAACAGGGCACCCACCATACGAGAGGGTCCCTGGGCCCTTCGAAGGGGGGTCCTGCTTGGAGCGGGCCTCCTCTGGGTCCTGCTGTGA